CCATTGCCATCCAGCCTGCTCTCTTAAAAAAGCTGACTGATAGAGAGTACAGGAGTAACTTTTGGGGTGaatttttaatgtattcaatCAAGCATCAATAGTTATGctacatttatgtaaaaaagGATCAAACAATTGATTATGATTATAAAATCATTAGCATTATTTAAAAGCATATTTTAAGGCCATTTAAAATGATCATGATCATACACTCTTTTTGATTTCTACACTTCTATATTCTTTTCATTGCGTTTGGTTGTTGATTCCCATTCTGCTACCTCcatgtaacagctttaaaaaagagGGCGGATGACATATTACCCAAAATGTCAGGTACCAGACCTCTGAGATTGGAGATGGGTGTTAATTTGCTTCATATTGTGACGCCTTTATGTCATCACCAGTCGGGAAACGCTAGTATTAAAAATGGAGTTGCAGTGCAACACCTCCATCGTACGTCTGACCTCTTGACTTGGCAGGACACAACTTCCGACTGGTTTTCTGTTTGTGGGAACAcaactgtttgttctgctgcagagaaTGAAGTCAAAGTGTTCGTACAACGGAAGTTGCAACCAAAATGACAGTGTCTGTATTTCCTGTTGAATCTGAAGTGGTTCATCAAAGCTTGGACACTTGGTGGACGCTTTACATCAGAGTCTGACCTCTTATGTCTTTATCAATATTTTAAACGTTTTTACTCTGTTCTCTACTTTTGCACAACTACCATCTCTATTTACATTCATAACATGACATACTTTCATCCACTTTTTGATACTTTCATATATTTTCGTACATCTAAATGCACCATTTTGAACCTTCATACTTGCTTATTCACTTTTAAGTAAGCTTCTTTTGCATTTTCGGAGCCATTACAGATCTTTATGTACTTTTGTGCCAATTTATGCATCcctaaaaaaaagttgtgtacTTCCTCTATATCGTTGTGCACTTGTTGACCCTGAGCTGTCATCAGTTTGTGGCATAGCTTCTTCAAGAATCAACATTACTCATGCTTGCATTCATGGAGTAAACCATCTGTTGACCAGCTCACAAAAAGTTATTCTAACATACATGTAATGTTTAACGCTTGTGCATTTAACCAAAATGGGTCTCCTCGATGTCGTGGGTAACTTTCATGTGGACATCGCCCTTGTCTGCATATCTTAAAATAGGTTTTCGGGTCGCGAGCGGCAGGCCAAGAGTTAACTGTTTGGGCTGTTTTAGCACAAAGAGCTCTGATCCATCAAAAGCACACAGCAGCCGGGACAATGTCCATCTGGCAGCTTCTCTATTGTCCGTCGTGACAGATGGTATTTCATCACGTCAACACatcatgtacatgtacacatgcCACTGTTCGATCGGTGGACGGTTACAGTAATTAGTCGACTCGTTTATTTCGGCGAGAATTCCATTCTTTTCTATGTTCAACAGAAGGGTTTGGAAACAGTCTGAATGTTTGTACGGAGTTGATGACACAGATTGTGAAGATATTAAGTTGGTTATTAATTTGGAAGTGGAAGCgaaaaacaacttcattatGACTTTATGGACTTAAAACGCTTTTCTGGACTGCTGAGTTACTCCTCATGAAGGTAAATCGGTTTGATACTCAAAGAAGTAAAAATAAGTCATCAGTGACTTCACATCTTTGGCTCAGACATACAGTACAGATGTATGTACAGATGTATGCTACTGTAattttaggtgtgtgtgtgtttgcatccgtgcgtgtgtgtgtgtgtacatatcaGTCGATCCCAGGCAAACATTTGCCCTCCTCAGCATTCCTGGGATGTGATGAGTCCAGCATTCAACTGGGACGACCTGTTATCCACTCATTCACTTCCCACAGATGGCCAGCCATTGTCCGCTGGCCGGCCAGCTCTGcggcaacacagacacacaaatacgtGCACGTCTGCAAGCAAATGTACACGAGCATACTGTAAGAAAAACCGTGCACATACCGATTCAACGCATACGGATTTACATGAATGAATACAGTTTTATTCTAAATGTATTGCTGTGTTTGACGTCCAGTTTTGTCTTTGGATTATGCGCAAGTTtgcagaagagaagagaatagTAGCACATCAAGCTGGCATAATACTAACCCTAACCTGGTAGTAAAATGCTGACGGCTAAACTTTATACTTTGCTTAGCTCCCGCCAGTGACTAAAAGCCAGTCCAAGATTTGGCCTGTTGGTCAATCAGTCattccttttcttctttgcttCCACCGTCAAcatcctcttctgtctctttgccTACATCATGATGTCCGTACGGGATGTTGAGCCCGGTTCCGTTCCCCGCTCGAGCTCAAATGACCATCTGTGTGTGATACCTGTGATATCGCAACCATTTTAGTGCCATTTAGCTCACTGTTATGGTCCACTTGCATGTGCCTCCCATTATCATCGCCTTAAGCAGCTGTTTTAAAATAAGCTCTATAACCTGTCCAGcaccacacagcagacaggcaAAGTTagtgactagctggtgaacgTAGCGGAGCATGCAGCAGCTGTAATGTATGTGGAATGTAactaatgtgatttttttttcctgtgaattttctgtttgacagtattttgtctctttgttcCAGAtagattgtttttcttctgatctCTGGTCGATGGATTTATCACTGACAATACAACAATATCTTAGTAAGTCTGCTCTCCTTTTTCCTTGTTTTGCCACTTTCTGTTGTCTCATCTGACCTTGAAAGCTGGAATAGATATTTCAACTCAGAGCCTGGTCTGTTTTCTCACTGGAGGCTGGTGAGAAAGAGTCCTCGAGAACTAACTTTGTGCAAACTAACATAACTTTTCAGGGACCTATCATCCTGAAAgtagtgaaagtgaaagtagtTCCAAATAAATGCACTTTGTTAGTCCTGTTTGCTAGCAGTTTGCGAAAAGTGTCTCAAGTAGGAACCAATGGGTAGATGTTGAAAAGTACTAtgcattcatattttcatgagaacaatgtagaaaaaaacCTAAGTTTACCTTCTTTACCCTAAAGTCCTCTCTGGTCTCTGTTGGTCACCACAGactcttgtttctctctccaggcTAGAAAATCGAGTGAAGCATGGGTGACTGGAGCTTTCTAGGGCGGCTGCTGGAGAATGCTCAAGAACACTCCACTGTGATTGGAAAGGTGACTGATCGAACTTGTAAACTCGATGAACACTTGATGCAAGAAGCAAAGCAGCTGAGACTTTGTCCAATTTGTCAGAGAGCCGAAATGTACAATGGACAATTTCTGGTTAGCTCGTATATTTCCAGCGTTGAATGTTCGAATGTCAAAAGGTAGCATGCACAAAGATCTTCCGAAACGTCAGCGTgattgttgacattttgaatcTTTCCTCCCCAGGTTTGGCTGACCGTCCTCTTCATCTTCCGCATCTTGGTGCTGGGCGCAGCGGCTGAGGAGGTCTGGGGTGACGAGCAGTCTGACTTTACGTGTAACACGCAGCAGCCCGGTTGCGAGAACGTCTGCTACGACGAGGCCTTCCCCATCTCCCACATCCGCTTCTGGGTGCTGCAGATCATCTTCGTCTCCACGCCAACCCTCATCTACCTGGGCCATGTTCTGCACATCGTCCgcatggaggagaagagaagggagagggaggaggagctccGGAAGGCCGGACGGCACCAGGAGGACCACGACCCTCTGTACCACAACGGGGTCGGagatggaggtggtggaggaggaggaagaggtggtggCAAGAAGGAGAAGCCGCCTATTCGTGATGAGCACGGTAAGATCCGAATCCGAGGGGCTTTGTTGAGGACCTACATCTTCAACATCATCTTCAAGACTCTGTTTGAGGTGGGCTTCATCCTGGGACAGTACTTCCTCTATGGTTTCCACCTGAGGCCGCTCTATAAGTGTGGCCGCTGGCCCTGCCCCAACACTGTGGACTGCTTCATCTCCAGGTTAGAGAggttgtttctttctctgtgttcatAATAGACTCTTATTTTGTCTGAGCGTTCATTTGCAATACAAAATTGAGTTTTCACTCTACTGAGGGTTTTAAACACGTTCGTTTGTGACTCCAACTAGATGTCCTGCAGCATATTTAATTGTCTAACAAGTATCTTAAAAACAAGCCCCCACCAACATAGCTCCTGTCGCTATTTTGATGCAGGGTTGCTTCAAGGGCCTCGCCTTGAAGggtcaaatcaaacaaattttCTTCTCCTTTACTTTGTGTACTAAATCtgtctttgttcctctgttGCTACAGGCCCACCGAGAAGAcaatcttcatcatcttcatgcTGGTGGTTGCTTGCGTCTCCCTGCTCCTCAACCTGCTGGAGATCTACCACCTGGGCTGGAAGAAAGTCAAGCAGGGGGTCACCAATGAGTTCGTACCCGACACTGAGTCGCTGCTGCTGGGCGGAGACGAGCGTGGAGACGCAGAGACGATTCCTGAGCAGACCTCTCCGTTAGTGCTCGACTGTTTGCCGACGTACGCCAGCATAAAGGTAGTGGGGGCCGGGGTGTTGGAGGGAGAGGCCTACAGTCCAGCTGAGGCCTCCcctacagtgatgtcatcacccGCCCGATTCAAGATGGATGGCTCAGCGTTCCAGCCCGATGACTTCCTGATGGAGACCCCGCCCGCTTCTTTTTATCGCAACGGCGAGAAAGTGAGTGTCGGGAGCAACGGGCAGCTGTCAGCGATGGAGCAAAACTGGAGCAACATGGCGCTGGAGCGCCACAATCTGGATGGGAAAAACTCCTCCCTCccgcctcctctcccctctcctcccacctccgcctcctccactCCTCAGGAGGAGACAAACCCACCGCTTCCTGAGGGGGAGCAGCACTCCACGTTTCCTACGCTTCCTCGTCACACCCCTCTTTACCCCCAAACGCTGGAGGACGCGCCGCTGGACCAGGAAAGCCCCATGGTCCCACACG
This genomic interval from Acanthopagrus latus isolate v.2019 chromosome 24, fAcaLat1.1, whole genome shotgun sequence contains the following:
- the LOC119015349 gene encoding gap junction alpha-3 protein-like; the encoded protein is MGDWSFLGRLLENAQEHSTVIGKVWLTVLFIFRILVLGAAAEEVWGDEQSDFTCNTQQPGCENVCYDEAFPISHIRFWVLQIIFVSTPTLIYLGHVLHIVRMEEKRREREEELRKAGRHQEDHDPLYHNGVGDGGGGGGGRGGGKKEKPPIRDEHGKIRIRGALLRTYIFNIIFKTLFEVGFILGQYFLYGFHLRPLYKCGRWPCPNTVDCFISRPTEKTIFIIFMLVVACVSLLLNLLEIYHLGWKKVKQGVTNEFVPDTESLLLGGDERGDAETIPEQTSPLVLDCLPTYASIKVVGAGVLEGEAYSPAEASPTVMSSPARFKMDGSAFQPDDFLMETPPASFYRNGEKVSVGSNGQLSAMEQNWSNMALERHNLDGKNSSLPPPLPSPPTSASSTPQEETNPPLPEGEQHSTFPTLPRHTPLYPQTLEDAPLDQESPMVPHDDFTVVTRAEMHQPPPDIRKPSRASKSGVRARPDDLAV